Proteins from a single region of Thermomicrobiales bacterium:
- a CDS encoding sigma-70 family RNA polymerase sigma factor, which translates to MSDSTQTYGMDQFDELVKDAVVSPEEKLDLPEELQTQLAEDIEPEVDLERDLDVLQRLDPNFINDPVRLYLREIAETPLLTHAQEIELAKRVEDGDMAATQLFVRANLRLVVSIAKRYVNRGLTLLDLIQEGNIGLMRAVQKYDWRKGFRFSTYATWWIRQAITRAIADQSRTIRLPVHMGDSISRYRKTLNMLAQELGRQPTPEEVAEAMAVAPEKIQQIIQAAQRTISLETPIGSEDETSLGDLIADEVSETPYEAASESMLKRDVAAALDTLTPRERLVLQLRFGLGHSHQHTLAEVGEKLQISRERVRQIENEALQKLRRLDGDRLFAYHQEL; encoded by the coding sequence ATGAGTGATTCGACTCAAACCTATGGGATGGACCAGTTCGATGAACTGGTCAAAGACGCGGTCGTTTCGCCCGAAGAAAAACTCGATCTTCCCGAAGAGTTGCAGACACAACTCGCCGAGGATATCGAGCCCGAGGTCGATCTCGAACGCGATCTCGATGTGCTTCAGCGCCTCGATCCCAATTTCATCAACGATCCGGTTCGCCTTTATCTTCGTGAGATCGCTGAAACCCCGCTGCTCACCCATGCGCAGGAGATCGAGCTCGCCAAGCGGGTCGAAGACGGCGACATGGCGGCAACGCAGTTGTTCGTGCGCGCCAACCTGCGCCTGGTGGTTTCGATCGCCAAGCGCTACGTCAACCGCGGTCTGACCCTGCTCGACCTGATTCAGGAAGGCAATATCGGTCTGATGCGCGCCGTACAGAAATACGACTGGCGCAAAGGTTTCCGCTTCAGCACCTATGCCACCTGGTGGATTCGACAGGCCATTACCCGCGCCATCGCGGACCAGAGCCGCACGATCCGCCTCCCGGTCCACATGGGCGATTCGATCTCCCGCTATCGTAAGACCCTGAATATGCTTGCCCAGGAGCTCGGCCGCCAGCCAACCCCGGAAGAGGTTGCCGAGGCCATGGCCGTAGCCCCCGAGAAGATTCAGCAGATCATCCAGGCGGCTCAGCGCACGATTTCGCTGGAAACCCCGATTGGCAGCGAGGACGAGACCAGTCTGGGCGATCTCATCGCCGACGAGGTCTCCGAAACGCCGTACGAGGCAGCCAGCGAGAGCATGCTCAAGCGCGATGTCGCGGCAGCGCTCGATACCCTTACCCCGCGCGAACGGCTGGTGCTCCAGCTCCGGTTCGGGCTGGGCCACAGCCACCAGCACACACTGGCCGAGGTGGGCGAAAAGCTGCAGATCAGCCGCGAGCGGGTGCGCCAGATCGAGAACGAAGCGCTGCAGAAATTGCGCCGGCTCGATGGCGACCGCCTCTTTGCCTATCATCAGGAGCTTTGA
- a CDS encoding LuxR C-terminal-related transcriptional regulator, which produces MSIIAGKKLVEGSWESNTLAEAPEAVTKPSVRLMPRAAETMPLEAPPQPLTSFLGRDRATATVLDMIVRPEIRLVTLTGPGGIGKTRLAIQVANEAHEQFPDGIAFVALSPLTEPDLVLPTIAQAIGVVGPGTHLIPDRLARALDHQRMLIVIDNFEHVAAAAGQLATLMRATREVRFLVTSRVTLHISGEHEFAVPPLELPVSGSVGDLSRSPACALFEVRTRAVRGEFAIDDNNSAAVVEICRRLGGVPLAIELAAARGKALSPPALLERLSHDFDVLSGGPVDQPSRHQTMRAAIQWSYDLLPPEQQQRFRQLSLFAGGCSLEAAQAVSAPDRPLALLPELVALIDASLLLQEPRPDGAPRYWMLDLIRRFGIEQLTASGERDATVDRFTGWLTSLAERAGAAFIGNGPGEWAAILERELPNVRVALAMLDEADDTDALLRLIVVLGPLWSALGHQREGLQWLTQTLDRSGDRTLPERTLHARILATRLATTVGDFERAAEFAETASALAKQRSDPAALADTACTLGNLARGIGDQQTARHQYENALAIYRELGDRYNAAYTLIQLAKLGDLGTPEQPGNPADLAVAEMQCDEALEIYRALGNQWGIARALNHLAYLHYKSGRYQAASVAAGEALPLFARDGNLTEGSQCIENLADIAGATGNGALGARLYGIASGLQERLGAPMWPTYRTEYEQEVARARALLTPEAFAASWQAGRELPDDLMVEEALAAANFLAGASAVSTVPSSATYGLTARELEVLSLLATGASNQGIADALFISLTTVKGHVQSIMRKLDLSSRTALAAFAVQRGLLDRP; this is translated from the coding sequence TTGAGTATCATCGCCGGCAAGAAACTGGTCGAAGGGTCATGGGAGTCGAACACGTTGGCTGAGGCGCCTGAAGCGGTTACCAAGCCATCTGTTCGGCTGATGCCGAGGGCGGCCGAAACGATGCCTCTCGAAGCACCGCCGCAGCCGCTCACATCCTTCCTTGGACGCGACCGCGCCACCGCTACCGTGCTGGATATGATCGTTCGGCCGGAGATCCGGCTCGTCACCCTCACAGGTCCTGGCGGCATCGGCAAGACCCGGCTGGCCATTCAGGTCGCCAACGAAGCGCACGAGCAGTTCCCGGATGGGATTGCATTCGTGGCGCTCTCACCCCTGACCGAACCGGACCTGGTCTTGCCGACCATCGCGCAAGCGATCGGCGTCGTTGGCCCCGGCACCCACCTGATTCCAGACCGTTTGGCGCGCGCGCTCGATCACCAGCGCATGCTGATCGTGATCGACAACTTCGAACATGTCGCTGCGGCCGCCGGTCAGCTCGCAACCCTCATGCGCGCCACGCGCGAGGTTCGCTTCCTTGTCACCAGCCGCGTGACGTTGCATATCAGCGGAGAGCATGAGTTTGCGGTTCCTCCGCTCGAACTGCCCGTATCGGGCAGTGTTGGCGATCTCTCCCGATCGCCCGCCTGCGCGCTTTTCGAGGTCCGCACCCGAGCGGTGCGCGGTGAGTTCGCTATCGACGACAACAACAGCGCGGCTGTTGTGGAGATCTGTCGCCGCCTCGGAGGTGTGCCGCTTGCCATCGAGCTGGCCGCGGCGCGTGGCAAAGCGCTCTCGCCCCCGGCTCTGCTGGAGCGGTTGTCGCACGATTTCGACGTGCTTTCAGGTGGCCCCGTCGACCAACCGTCCCGCCATCAGACAATGCGCGCTGCAATCCAATGGAGCTACGACCTGTTGCCACCCGAGCAACAGCAGCGTTTCCGGCAGCTCTCGCTCTTTGCCGGTGGATGCTCGCTCGAGGCCGCTCAGGCCGTTTCGGCGCCGGATCGTCCCCTGGCGCTCTTGCCCGAGCTTGTCGCGCTGATCGATGCCAGCTTGCTGCTGCAGGAACCACGCCCGGATGGGGCGCCCCGCTATTGGATGCTCGACCTGATCCGGAGATTCGGTATCGAACAGTTGACCGCATCGGGCGAACGAGACGCCACGGTCGACCGGTTCACCGGCTGGCTGACCTCGCTCGCCGAACGGGCTGGTGCTGCCTTTATCGGAAATGGACCGGGGGAATGGGCGGCAATCCTTGAGCGCGAGCTTCCCAATGTACGCGTCGCGCTCGCGATGCTCGACGAAGCGGATGATACGGATGCACTCCTCCGCTTGATCGTGGTGCTCGGCCCTTTGTGGAGCGCGCTTGGGCATCAGCGGGAAGGATTGCAATGGCTCACGCAGACGCTCGACCGCTCCGGCGATCGCACTCTCCCCGAGCGCACGTTGCACGCCCGAATTCTCGCGACCCGGCTGGCAACCACTGTCGGCGACTTCGAGCGCGCGGCAGAGTTCGCGGAAACGGCGAGCGCGCTCGCGAAGCAACGTTCCGACCCAGCCGCGCTGGCCGACACTGCCTGCACGCTTGGCAACCTGGCGCGTGGTATTGGCGATCAGCAGACGGCACGCCATCAATACGAGAACGCGCTTGCGATCTATCGGGAGCTAGGCGACCGCTACAACGCCGCATACACACTGATCCAGCTCGCGAAACTGGGCGATCTGGGCACTCCGGAACAGCCGGGCAACCCGGCCGATCTCGCGGTCGCCGAAATGCAATGTGATGAAGCGCTCGAAATCTATCGCGCACTGGGAAACCAGTGGGGCATCGCACGGGCGCTCAACCACCTCGCATATCTCCACTACAAGTCCGGGCGCTATCAGGCGGCATCCGTGGCAGCAGGTGAGGCATTGCCGCTCTTCGCTCGCGACGGCAATCTGACCGAAGGATCGCAATGCATCGAGAATCTCGCAGATATCGCAGGGGCCACGGGAAATGGCGCGCTGGGCGCGCGGCTCTATGGGATCGCCAGCGGATTGCAAGAGCGGCTCGGCGCGCCGATGTGGCCAACCTATCGCACGGAGTATGAGCAGGAGGTCGCGCGTGCGCGCGCGTTGCTCACCCCAGAAGCCTTCGCCGCGTCGTGGCAAGCTGGGCGCGAGTTGCCCGATGACCTCATGGTCGAGGAAGCCCTTGCCGCAGCCAACTTTCTGGCCGGAGCGTCAGCCGTTTCGACCGTGCCGTCTTCAGCAACCTACGGGCTGACCGCGCGCGAGCTGGAAGTGCTGAGCCTGCTTGCTACGGGTGCGTCCAATCAAGGCATTGCTGACGCGCTCTTTATCAGCCTCACCACGGTAAAGGGCCACGTGCAGAGCATCATGCGCAAACTCGATCTCAGCTCGCGCACGGCGCTCGCCGCTTTCGCAGTGCAACGCGGACTGCTCGACCGTCCGTAG
- the erpA gene encoding iron-sulfur cluster insertion protein ErpA — protein sequence MSVAAEPLITMTPEAVSKLKEFLDEQGTPDQMLRVFVAPGGCSGLQYGMTVEEIAESDDTVIETDGVKLLVDSFSGMYLQGAEVDYVNSLMGGGFTVRNPNAVASCSCGHSFDTGANEQTAHGCGCGSH from the coding sequence ATGTCAGTTGCGGCAGAGCCCTTGATCACGATGACGCCAGAGGCGGTCTCCAAGCTCAAGGAATTCCTGGACGAGCAGGGAACTCCCGACCAGATGCTGCGCGTTTTCGTGGCGCCGGGCGGCTGCTCGGGGCTGCAGTACGGGATGACAGTCGAAGAGATCGCTGAAAGCGACGACACCGTCATCGAAACCGACGGGGTCAAGCTGCTGGTCGATTCGTTCAGCGGCATGTACCTGCAGGGCGCCGAGGTCGATTACGTCAACTCCCTCATGGGCGGCGGCTTCACCGTTCGCAATCCCAACGCCGTTGCCTCCTGCTCGTGCGGCCACTCGTTCGACACCGGCGCAAACGAGCAAACCGCCCACGGCTGCGGTTGCGGCTCGCACTAA
- a CDS encoding polysaccharide deacetylase: MTTPTVCLSFDFDAISLWIGPMGAKSPSMISRGEFGAVAAPRILSLLEREAIPATFFVTGHTAETYPSQTRAIADAGHEIGHHGYLHENPIDLTPEAEEAVLLRGLAALDAIAGVRPVGYRSPAWDNSPHTIDLLLKHGFRYESSLMADDFSPYWCRTGDTIDPDGPYRFGRTVDLVELPVSWLLDDFPHFEYIRLPNRVSPGLSAASKVEEIWRDEFDFMMREIPDGVFTLTMHPQVIGRGHRLMMLERLIAHFKEAGARFSTLASAADAFRSRNSARRSGPQDGPDSRRSQTLDS; encoded by the coding sequence GTGACGACACCCACCGTCTGCCTCAGCTTCGATTTCGACGCCATCTCGCTCTGGATCGGACCGATGGGCGCCAAATCGCCTTCCATGATCTCGCGCGGGGAGTTTGGCGCAGTCGCGGCGCCACGCATCCTCTCGCTCCTGGAACGAGAAGCAATTCCGGCCACCTTCTTCGTCACCGGACACACCGCCGAAACCTACCCGTCGCAAACCCGCGCGATAGCGGACGCTGGTCATGAAATCGGGCATCATGGCTACCTGCACGAAAACCCGATCGATCTCACTCCGGAAGCAGAAGAAGCCGTGCTGCTGCGTGGGCTCGCGGCATTGGACGCAATCGCCGGGGTTCGTCCGGTCGGCTACCGATCTCCAGCCTGGGACAACAGCCCGCACACGATCGACCTCTTGCTGAAGCACGGTTTTCGCTATGAAAGCTCGTTGATGGCAGACGATTTCTCGCCCTATTGGTGCCGCACAGGCGATACGATCGACCCTGACGGTCCGTATCGCTTCGGTCGCACGGTCGATCTCGTCGAACTGCCAGTCTCCTGGTTGCTCGACGATTTTCCCCACTTCGAATACATCCGCCTGCCGAACCGGGTCTCGCCCGGTCTCTCCGCGGCGTCCAAAGTGGAAGAAATCTGGCGTGACGAGTTCGACTTCATGATGCGCGAGATCCCGGACGGCGTGTTCACCCTCACCATGCATCCACAGGTCATCGGCCGTGGCCATCGCTTGATGATGCTGGAGCGGCTGATCGCCCATTTCAAGGAAGCCGGCGCGCGCTTCTCGACCCTGGCGTCGGCGGCAGACGCGTTCCGCTCGCGGAACAGCGCAAGACGATCGGGACCGCAAGACGGCCCGGATTCACGCCGCTCGCAAACGCTTGACAGTTGA